One stretch of Enoplosus armatus isolate fEnoArm2 chromosome 1, fEnoArm2.hap1, whole genome shotgun sequence DNA includes these proteins:
- the LOC139285880 gene encoding uncharacterized protein: MFTGCGVVSGQNQYLTRDAVRPHPGLEVNIPIQMENGVTPGTCSVYQDQTYRNAGQPTVVNNVSCPLKPTPLPAPPPALKLGQDGFKKVCRTEEDSPCPFPGLASGVLEMRVKEGSKIRNLMGFAMARMQGEKDVSGGGVSGGGLRQVVFTGSGRAVTKTITCAEIMKRKVGSLHQLTKLRYKVVKEVWESAEGGTSEMTVHRTVPSISILLSKDPLDPQEPGYQPPETLSALWEEREGVESASQTACKRPLGPLPYSSFSHCKRVCLGEGVSVHPPH; encoded by the coding sequence ATGTTCACAGGGTGTGGAGTGGTCAGTGGCCAGAACCAGTACCTTACCAGGGACGCTGTCAGGCCCCACCCAGGACTAGAGGTGAACATACCGATCCAAATGGAGAATGGGGTAACCCCAGGGACCTGCTCTGTCTACCAGGATCAAACTTACAGGAATGCTGGCCAGCCAACAGTAGTGAACAATGTTTCCTGCCCGCTGAAGCCAACACCACTACCAGCCCCTCCCCCTGCACTCAAACTAGGGCAGGACGGGTTCAAGAAAGTCTGCCGAACTGAGGAGGACAGCCCCTGTCCCTTTCCAGGACTGGCCTCTGGGGTGCTGGAGATGCGCGTGAAGGAGGGAAGTAAGATCCGCAACTTAATGGGATTTGCCATGGCACGGATGCAGGGAGAGAAGGATGTAAGTGGGGGAGGTGTGAGTGGTGGTGGGCTCAGGCAGGTGGTCTTCACTGGGTCAGGCCGTGCGGTCACAAAGACCATCACCTGTGCTGAGATCATGAAACGAAAAGTGGGCTCTCTGCACCAGCTGACCAAACTGCGGTACAAGGTGGTGAAAGAAGTGTGGGAGAGTGCTGAAGGGGGGACATCTGAGATGACGGTGCACAGGACTGTGCCCTCCATCAGCATCCTTCTTTCCAAAGACCCACTGGATCCCCAGGAGCCAGGCTATCAGCCTCCTGAGACTctcagtgcattgtgggaggagagagagggtgttGAATCTGCCTCGCAGACAGCATGCAAGAGACCTCTTGGACCTTTGCCATACAGCAGTTTCTCTCACTGTAAGAGAGTGTGTTTGGGGGAAGGAGTCTCGGTCCACCCTCCTCACTGA